From Ignavibacteriota bacterium:
TGATCTTCGTGAACCTCGGGGACTTCGATACATTGTACGGACACCGGAACGATCCTTCGGGATTCGCGGCGGCGTTGGAGGCCTTTGATGCCTCGCTGCCTGCACTCGCCGAAACCGTCCACCCCGGAGACGTGTTCATTATTACAGCGGACCATGGCAATGATCCGGTGATGCCGAGTACGGACCATTCCAGGGAGTATGTACCCCTTCTGTGCTATGCGCCGGGAGGACGGCCGGGGGGGGCACTGGGAACGCGGGCGAGCTTTGCGGACGTCGCAAAGACGCTCGGCGAGTACTTCGGCATCAGCAACTCGTTCCCCGGTACGAGCTTCCTGTCGCATATCGTGTAGAGGAGGTGCAACGGCGGGCGCGATCCCCGTAGCATCTTCTGGAACCAATTAAAGGATACTCCATGGTCAAGATTACCAAGCAGTATACGAATCGGGAGAGTCAGTCTCTCGACAAGTATCTGCAGGAGATCGGCAAGGTCGAGCTGCTCAAGTCGGAAGAGGAAATCGACCTTGCCCGACGCATCAAAAAAGGCGATCAGACCGCACTCGAGAAACTGACGAAGGCGAACCTCCGGTTCGTCGTGAGCGTCGCCAAGCAGTACCAGAACCAGGGATTGTCCCTCGGGGACCTGATCAACGAAGGGAATCTGGGCCTCATCAAGGCCGCGAAGCGCTTCGATGAGACGCGTGGCTTCAAGTTCATCTCGTACGCGGTGTGGTGGATCCGGCAGTCGATCCTGCAGGCGCTCGCGGAACAGTCGCGCATCGTCCGCCTCCCGCTCAACAGGGTTGGCGCACTCAATAAGATCGGCAAGGCTTTCAGTTCGCTCGAGCAGGAATTCGAACGCGAGCCCAGCGCCAGCGAGCTCGCGGAAGAGCTCGATATGTCGCTCTTCGAAGTGTCCGACACCCTGAAGATCTCCGGCCGCCACCTTTCGATGGATGCGCCGTTCGCCCAGGGCGAGGACAACCGCCTGCTGGATGTGATCCAGGACGAGCGTCAGCCGGCACCGGACAGCGAATTGATGAAGGAGTCGCTCAGCAGGGAAGTGGAGCGTGCGCTTTCGACCCTGAGTGAGCGCGAAGCAGAAGTGATCCGTCTGTACTTCGGGCTGGGGCGCGAACATTCGCTGACGCTCGAAGAGATCGGCGAGAAATTCAAGCTGACCCGCGAGCGCGTGCGCCAGATCAAGGAGAAGGCGATCCGCCGGCTCCGGCACGCGTCGCGCAGCAAGCAGTTGCGCGCATATCTGGGGTGAGCATGGCAACCGGCACGACCGGCCATCGACCTGTCGGTCCCTGGCCGGTACCGGTCGTGATCCTCGGTCTGCTCCTGACAGCGCTCATGCTGGCGGGATGTACGGCGTCCTCGCCGCGCTTCCGCGGCACGGGGGGCGGGGAGTACGACGAGGAGAATGAACTCCGGTTCGCCAGCCGTATCCGGGAAGAGGAACGGCGGGAGGACGACCGCACTGTGAGCGTGGAGGAAACGTCGCGCCGGCTGTCCAGCCGCATGGTCCCCTCCAGGAAATACTCCAACCAGACACCCGCCGGATTGAACCGCGACAGACTTCTCCTGGACGTGATAGGGTACCTCGGTGTACCCTATGTGTACGGGGGCAACGACCGGGGAGGCATCGATTGTTCGGGATTCACCGCGCAGGTCTACAAGAGCGCGACCAGGAAGCTGTTGCCCCGATCGGCGAGGGAACAGTATGGTGCCGGAGCCCCGGTGTCGACATCGGAACTGCAGTTCGGGGATCTGGTGTTCTTTAATACGACGGGCAGGGTGCCGTCCCACGTCGGGATCTACATCGAGGATGACCTGTTCGCGCACGCGAGCGTGACGCGCGGGGTGACCTTCTCGTCGCTGGAAAGCACGTACTACAAGAAACGCTACGTCGGCGCCCGGCGTATCGTCCGTGATATAGCAGATTAGTGTGGAGGTTGTGTGGCCATTCTGCCCATCTATACGTATGCTCATGCCGTGCTCCGGAAGAAGGCGCGCCCCTTCAAAGGAGTGAACGATGCCATCGTCCGCCTCGGCCACGACATGATGGAAACCATGCACCGGGCCAACGGCATCGGCCTCGCCGCCAACCAGGTCGGCGTGACCCAGCGGATCATCACCGTCGACCTGACGGGCTCCGAAGACTACGAGAATTTCTCCCCGCTCATCATGCTGAACCCCGAGGTCACCGATGAAGAAGGGGCGTGGTCCATCGAAGAAGGATGCCTGAGCCTCCCGGAGCTGCGCGATGAGGTCGAACGGCCGGAGAGCCTGCGCGTGACGTACCGCGACCTGAACTTCGACCCGCAGGTCATGGAAGTGGACGGCATGCTGGGGCGTGTGATCCTGCATGAGATCGACCACCTCAATGGCGTCCTCTTCATCGATCATCTGAATCTGATCAAGCGCCGACTGCTGCGCGGACGCCTCAACAAGATCAAGAGCGGCGATGTGCCGGTGGAGTACGAGATCGCTCCCATCCCCGCTGCTTCCACCGTGACCGCGTAGCCGCATGACCATGCCGGCCGCGCGCATCATCTTCATGGGGACGCCCGAGTTCGCGGTCCCCAGTCTGGCCCGGCTCATCGATGCCGGGCACGAGATCGTGACCGTGGTGACCGGTCCGGACAAGCCCCGCGGCCGTGGGCAGAAGCTCACGCCGACGCCCGTCAAAGAACTTGCCCTCGCGCATCACCTTCCGCTGCTGCAACCGGAATCCGTGAAGGACCCTGCGTTCGCCGACGCCGTACGCGCGGCCGCACCCGATATCGCCGTCGTCGTTGCATTCCGCATCCTTCCCCGCGCCGTGTTCGCGGTGCCGAAGCTCGGGACCTTCAATCTGCATTCGTCACTGCTTCCGAGATACCGCGGCGCCGCGCCGATCAATTGGGCAGTGATCAACGGCGACACCGAGACGGGGGTGACGACCTTCTTTCTGGACGACCGCGTCGATACGGGTGCGATGCTCCTCCAGGAACGCATCGCGATCGGGCCGGAGGAAGATGCGGGGAGTGTGCACGACCGCCTCGCCGTGCTCGGCGCGGAAGTGGTGGCGCGTACCGTGGACCACATTCTGCAGGGGGATCTTGTACCCCGGCAGCAGGATCCCGGCGCCGCCACACCAGCACCGAAGATCTTCAAGGACCACTGTCACATCGACTGGACGAAGCCGGCACGCATCGTTCACGATCTCATCCGGGGCATGTCGCCGCATCCGGGTGCATTTGCGTTTCACGACGGCCATGTGCTCAAGATCTACAGGAGTACCGTCGGGCAGGGAAGAGTGCGGGGGATACCGGGAACGGTGCTTGTTGACGATGGCCGGTTGTTCGTGATGGCCGCCGATCATCCGCTGGAGATCATCGACCTGCAGCAGGAGGGCCGCCGGCGCATGACATCGGCCGAGTTCCTCCGCGGCTACACGTTCCCGCATTCCACTCTCCTGACGTAACGGCGCACTCCGCGGCGCGATCCAACACACCTTCTTTGCATTGGTGATGGAAAAGCGTTATCTTTCCTTACTTTCATAGTCTCACCTGTTTGGAACCCGTGGGCAAGATCATAACGATAACGAACCAGAAGGGGGGCGTGGGCAAGACCACGACGGCGGTGAACCTCGCCGCGTGCCTGGCCGCTGCCGAACGTCCAACCCTGTTGGTCGATGCAGACCCCCAGGCCAATGCCTCGAGCGGCATCGGCATCCACTCGCCTGCCGAAGGCTGCAGCACGTACGAAATGCTGGTCGGCGTGCGGAACGCCGCGGATATCATCCAGCAAAGCCAGATGCCCTTCCTCTCCGTCCTTCCCGCCCATATCAACCTGGTGGGCGCCGAGGTCGAACTGGTGGATATGGAAGAGCGCGAACGGCGCCTGAAGATCGGCCTGGAGAGTGTTCGTGATCGCTACGAGTTCATCCTCATCGACTGTCCGCCGTCGCTCGGATTGCTGACGCTCAACGCTTTGACCGCGGCTGATTCGGTGCTCATCCCCGTCCAGTGCGAGTATTATGCCCTCGAAGGGCTGGGGCAGCTGCTCAATACCATCAATATGGTGAAGAAGCAGATGAACGAGAAGCTGGACATCGAGGGCGTGCTCATGACGATGTTCGATGCGCGCCTCCGGCTCTCCAACCAGATCGTGGAAGAAGTGCGGAAATATTTCGGCGACAAGGTCTTCACGACCGTCGTCGCGCGGAACGTGCGCCTCAGTGAGGCTCCCAGTTTCGGGAAGCCCATCATCCTGTATGATGCCGTGTCACCGGGCGCAAGACACTATATGGACCTGGCCGCGGAGGTCATGGCCAGGAACAACCACTCCGGTGCCGTTGTCCCGGACCATAGAGCGTAAGGATCTCTTCGATGTCGAAGAATAAACTTGCCCTGGGCAGGGGCCTTGCATCGCTGATCCCCTCCTCCGGCAGCGCGCCCGCCTCCGCTGCTCCGGATCCCGTTGCCGGGCCCGCGCCCGATCAGGACTTCATCCGTATCCAGCTCGCGCTCGTCGGGCGCAACCCGTTCCAGCCCCGTGCCGATTTCTCACCGGCTGCACTCGAAGAGCTCACCGCGTCGATCAGGGAGAAGGGGGTCATCCAGCCCGTCACCGTCAGGCGTGTCGATGGTGGGTACCAGCTCATCTCCGGCGAACGCCGCGTGCGTGCCGCCCGCGAGGCCGGGCTTCGCACCATCCCTGCCTATATCCTCGATGTGCGCACGGATGAGGAAATGCTGGAACTGGCCCTCATCGAGAACCTGCAGCGCGAACAGCTCAATCCGATCGAGATCGCCATCTCCTACCGTCGATTGATGGAGGAATGCGGCCTGACGCAGGAGGAGGTTTCCCATCGTATCGGCAAGGAACGCTCCACCGTCACCAATTTCCTCCGGTTGCTCAAGCTCCCGGAGGAGATCCAGACGGCGGTGCGGAAAGGGGAGATCTCCGGCGGCCATGCGCGCGCCCTACTCGCGTTCGAAGAGAGGCCGCAGCAGATGAGTGCCTTCCGGAAGATCCTCGCCCGCGGACTTTCGGTGCGCGAAGTGGAATCCTTGGTCCGGAAGGATACCGGGGGAACGCGGACGAAGGGAGGTGCCGCCCGCAGGAGTAGCTCCTCCGCGCTGAGCTCCGTGGAAGACCGGCTCCGCCGCCTGCTCGGGACGAAGGTGCAGGTCCGCCCCGGGCAGGGTGGGAAGGGTGAGATCGTGATCGAATACTATTCGGCCGAAGACCTCGATCGCCTCCTCGAGGTGTTCGAGTCCATCAACGAACGTTAGGAATACGAGGGTCAACATGGAAAAGAAGGTCGTCAACACCTCATCGGCTCCCGGAGCCATCGGGCCGTACAGCCAGGGTATCATCGCCAGCGGAACGCTGGTCTTCACCGCCGGACAGATCCCCATCGTGCCGGCGACCGGCGAGCTCCTGGCCGGCGACGTGGGCCAGCAGACACGGCAGGCCCTGGAGAACCTGAAGGCGATCCTCGAAGCGGCGGGCGCCTCGCTCGGGACCGTCATCAAGACCACGGTCTTCCTGAAGGACATGAATGAATTTGCGGCGATGAACGCCGTCTACGGCACGTACTTCCGCGACGCGCCTCCGGCCCGCTCCACGATCGAAGTGGCACGGCTCCCGAAAGATGCCCGCGTCGAGATCGAAGCGGTCGCGATCGTCACGAAAGCCTGAACGTGTCTGTGCACCGGGCGATCCTCTGGTTCGTTCTGATCCTGGCGGTTCTCCCGTTCCAGGCCGGCATCGCCCGATCCGTTCGTGCCGACAGCACGCAGCAGACCGTCCCTCCACATGATACGGCCAGGGTCCGGATCGAAGGCGACACGCTTGCTGCGCCCGCGCGCACAAAATCGCCCACCACCGCCATGCTCCTGTCCGGCGTGCTTCCGGGTGCCGGACAGGTGTACAATGGATCGTACTGGAAGGCACCCATCATCCTCGGTCTCGGCGTGTACTTCATTTCGGAATGGCTGGATAATAACCGCCGTGCCGATGACTACCGGCAGAAATTCGATCTTTCGTTGCAGACGCTGCCCCCGTACGGGAACACCCGCCTGCGCGACCTCCGCGAATTCTACAAGGACCAGCGCGATTCCTTCACCTGGTATTTCTTCATCCTCTACGTGCTCAACATCGTCGACGCATACGTGGACGCGAGTCTCTCCGGGTTTGATGTGAGCCCGACGCTCACGCAGCGGGGCTTTCCCGCAGAAGGGCTCACCGTCCGCTTCACCTGGTAGAAGCACATCGACATCTGTTCGTTCCATCACTCGGGAGTCATCATGCTGAACTACATCTGGATCGGCCTGATCGTCATCGGCATCTTTGTGGCTGTCGGGAACGATATCAACGATGAAATGCGGGCCACCTATCGCAACGGGTCCGTGCTCGAAGGCTCGGTGGAGATCACCAAACGTCCGACCGCGCTCCGCGAAACGTGGGAGGGCGAGCTCGTGATCCCTGCCGCATCGTTCAATGCCTTCTACGGGACGCAGCGGACCGATGAGGATGTCCGTCAGCGCATCGTGATCAACACGGGCGCCGACGGCGTTCGCTCGGTGCTGATGCCGGTCGGTGACACGACACCCGCATGGTGGCGGGCGATGGCGAAAGCGTCGGCGTCGCACGAGAACCTCACCGGTTCGGTCGTGGCGTTCCAGCCGGCCGATGGGGCAACGAGTGCCGTGATCCGATTCGCACTCGAACCCGTCCGGTTCGTGAAGACGCGAGCCGTCACGCAGGCCGCGCTCGATTATTCCGGCATCGCTGTTACCATCGCCCTCGGCCTGATCGGCATCATGGCACTCTGGCTGGGCGTGATGAAGGTGGCCGACGAGGCCGGGCTGTTGCACGTGCTGACCCGGGCCCTCGCGCCGGTGACGCGCCGCATCTTCCCGGACGTCCCTCCCGATCATCCGGCGGTCGGTGCGATGATCATGAACATCGCAGCGAACATGCTCGGACTCAGCAACGCCGCGACGCCGATGGGGCTCAAGGCGATGGAAGAACTCAACAAGCTCAACCCGAAGGTGGGAACGGCGACCAACGCGATGGTCACCTTCCTCGCCATCAACACGGGCGGACTGATCCTCATCCCGGCCACGGCCATCGCGGTCCGCGCCGCTGCCGGGTCCGCGAATCCGGGGATCATCATCGGCACGTCCATTGTCGGCGCCGGAGCGGCGACCATCGCCGGCGTCCTCGCCTCCAAACTCCTGCAGCGCCTGCCGAGGTACAAGAAGGCGATGGAGGTGAGCCATGAGTGATTTCTTCCGCGCCGCTATATCGGTGATCTCACTGGTCGCCATCCCCCTCGTCCTGCTGGTCTTCCTGGGTTGGGGTCTGGTCAAGAAAGTGAAAGTGTATGAGGT
This genomic window contains:
- a CDS encoding sigma-70 family RNA polymerase sigma factor, producing the protein MVKITKQYTNRESQSLDKYLQEIGKVELLKSEEEIDLARRIKKGDQTALEKLTKANLRFVVSVAKQYQNQGLSLGDLINEGNLGLIKAAKRFDETRGFKFISYAVWWIRQSILQALAEQSRIVRLPLNRVGALNKIGKAFSSLEQEFEREPSASELAEELDMSLFEVSDTLKISGRHLSMDAPFAQGEDNRLLDVIQDERQPAPDSELMKESLSREVERALSTLSEREAEVIRLYFGLGREHSLTLEEIGEKFKLTRERVRQIKEKAIRRLRHASRSKQLRAYLG
- a CDS encoding C40 family peptidase translates to MATGTTGHRPVGPWPVPVVILGLLLTALMLAGCTASSPRFRGTGGGEYDEENELRFASRIREEERREDDRTVSVEETSRRLSSRMVPSRKYSNQTPAGLNRDRLLLDVIGYLGVPYVYGGNDRGGIDCSGFTAQVYKSATRKLLPRSAREQYGAGAPVSTSELQFGDLVFFNTTGRVPSHVGIYIEDDLFAHASVTRGVTFSSLESTYYKKRYVGARRIVRDIAD
- the def gene encoding peptide deformylase; translation: MLPIYTYAHAVLRKKARPFKGVNDAIVRLGHDMMETMHRANGIGLAANQVGVTQRIITVDLTGSEDYENFSPLIMLNPEVTDEEGAWSIEEGCLSLPELRDEVERPESLRVTYRDLNFDPQVMEVDGMLGRVILHEIDHLNGVLFIDHLNLIKRRLLRGRLNKIKSGDVPVEYEIAPIPAASTVTA
- a CDS encoding methionyl-tRNA formyltransferase, translating into MPAARIIFMGTPEFAVPSLARLIDAGHEIVTVVTGPDKPRGRGQKLTPTPVKELALAHHLPLLQPESVKDPAFADAVRAAAPDIAVVVAFRILPRAVFAVPKLGTFNLHSSLLPRYRGAAPINWAVINGDTETGVTTFFLDDRVDTGAMLLQERIAIGPEEDAGSVHDRLAVLGAEVVARTVDHILQGDLVPRQQDPGAATPAPKIFKDHCHIDWTKPARIVHDLIRGMSPHPGAFAFHDGHVLKIYRSTVGQGRVRGIPGTVLVDDGRLFVMAADHPLEIIDLQQEGRRRMTSAEFLRGYTFPHSTLLT
- a CDS encoding ParA family protein, with the protein product MGKIITITNQKGGVGKTTTAVNLAACLAAAERPTLLVDADPQANASSGIGIHSPAEGCSTYEMLVGVRNAADIIQQSQMPFLSVLPAHINLVGAEVELVDMEERERRLKIGLESVRDRYEFILIDCPPSLGLLTLNALTAADSVLIPVQCEYYALEGLGQLLNTINMVKKQMNEKLDIEGVLMTMFDARLRLSNQIVEEVRKYFGDKVFTTVVARNVRLSEAPSFGKPIILYDAVSPGARHYMDLAAEVMARNNHSGAVVPDHRA
- a CDS encoding ParB/RepB/Spo0J family partition protein, whose product is MSKNKLALGRGLASLIPSSGSAPASAAPDPVAGPAPDQDFIRIQLALVGRNPFQPRADFSPAALEELTASIREKGVIQPVTVRRVDGGYQLISGERRVRAAREAGLRTIPAYILDVRTDEEMLELALIENLQREQLNPIEIAISYRRLMEECGLTQEEVSHRIGKERSTVTNFLRLLKLPEEIQTAVRKGEISGGHARALLAFEERPQQMSAFRKILARGLSVREVESLVRKDTGGTRTKGGAARRSSSSALSSVEDRLRRLLGTKVQVRPGQGGKGEIVIEYYSAEDLDRLLEVFESINER
- a CDS encoding RidA family protein; translated protein: MEKKVVNTSSAPGAIGPYSQGIIASGTLVFTAGQIPIVPATGELLAGDVGQQTRQALENLKAILEAAGASLGTVIKTTVFLKDMNEFAAMNAVYGTYFRDAPPARSTIEVARLPKDARVEIEAVAIVTKA